In Thermodesulfobacteriota bacterium, the genomic stretch GGCCTTCAAGCTCATAACCTCGGACCCGAACGTCAAGGGCGTGCTAGTGAACATTTTCGGCGGCATCATGAGGTGCGACATTATCGCCGAGGGCATCATGGCCGCCGCAAAGGAAGTGGGCCTCAAGGTGCCGCTCGTCGTGAGGCTCCAGGGCACGAACGTCGAGCAGGGGAGGAAACTCCTTGCAGGGTCGGGCCTCAATATCATAACGGCAGAGAACATGGACGAGGCAGCGGAAAAGGCCGTGGCGGCAGCCAAGGCTTCTTAAAGAGACAGAACACAAGGAGCGTTTCCATGAGCATACTCGTTAACAAGGACACAAAGGTGATCTGCCAGGGCATAACCGGCGAGCAGGGCACCTTCCATACCCGGCAGATGGTCGCCTACGGCACCAAAATGGTTGGAGGGGTGACCCCCGGCAAGGGCGGCACGGACGTGGACGGCATCCCCGTATTCGACACCGTTCACGAGGCCGTGAGGAAGACCGGGGCGAACGCCTCGGTCATCTACGTGCCCGCTGGCTTCGCGGCCGATGCGATAATGGAGGCGGTGGACGCGGGAATAGGCCTCGTCGTCTGCATAACCGAGGGCATACCGGTCCTCGACATGGTGAAGGTGAGAAGGTTCATGCAGGGGAAGGCCTCGAGGCTCGTGGGCCCCAACTGCCCCGGCGTCATAACCCCGGGCGAGTGCAAGATAGGCATCATGCCCGGCCACATACACAAGGCCGGGAGCGTGGGGGTGGTCTCAAGGAGCGGCACGCTCACATACGAGGCCGTTGACCAGCTGACGAGGCTCGGCCTGGGGCAGTCTACCTGCGTGGGCATCGGCGGCGACCCTGTGAACGGCACGAACTTCATCGACGTCCTCGAGCTATTCGAGAAGGACCCCGGCACGAACGCCATCGTCATGATAGGCGAGATAGGCGGGACCGCCGAGGAGGAGGCAGCCGAGTTCATACGGAAGAACGTCAAGAAGCCCGTCGTCGGCTATATAGCCGGGGCGACCGCGCCCAAGGGGAAGAGGATGGGGCACGCCGGGGCCATAATCTCCGGCGGCAAGGGCACCGCGGAGGAGAAGTTCGAGGCGATGGAGCGCGCCGGGATAAGGATAACCCGGAGCACCGCGGAGATAGGCAGGTCGATGTTGGAAGTGCTGCAGAAAGTGTGATAATATCAACTGTATTATGGTTGACTTGGATGGGGGCTTGTGATAAAAGGGGCTTCCTTTCAGGGGTTCCGGATTAATCCCCTTGCAAAAGCAGGGTCGAAAGAGAAGCGGAGGTGCCATGACTCAGGCGGCCAAGAAACTGCCAAGGATCGAGATAAACGAGAAGTTCTGCAAGGGGTGCAGCATCTGCGTGGACTTCTGTCCGACGGACGTGCTGGAGCTCAAGGGGCCTGTAGTGGCCGTGAAAAACCTGGAGGCCTGCACAAGGTGCCAGCTCTGCGACTTGAGGTGTCCGGATTTCGCCATACAGGTCTTCGATTAACGAACCGCGCCCGCCCCGGCGATGCCGGCGGCGGCCTTTCAGGGGGTTTGAATAAAATGGCTCAGAAAAAGAAGAGGCTCCTCCAGGGCAACGAGGCGTGCGTCGAGGGCGCCATATACGCCGGCTGCAAGTTCTACGCCGGCTATCCCATAACCCCCTCGACCGAGGTCGCGGAGGGCATGTCCGTGAGGCTCCCGAGGGTCGGGGGCAAGTTCATACAGATGGAAGACGAGATAGGCGGGATCGCCGCGGCCATAGGCGGCTCGCTTGCGGGCTTGAAATCCATGACCGCGACCTCGGGCCCGGGCCTTTCGCTCAAGCAGGAGTGCATCGGTTATGCCTGCATCGCCGAGGTGCCGCTCGTCATCGTGGACGTCATGAGGGGCGGCCCGGCCACGGGCTATCCCACCGGCCCGTCCCAGTCCGACATAATGGCCGCAAAGTGGGGCACCCACGGCGACCACCCCGTGATAGCGGTGACCCCGTCGTCGGTCCCCGAGATACTCACCGAGACGGTCCGGGCCTTCAACCTGGCCGAGCAGTACAGGACGCCCGTGATGGTCCTCTATGACGAGATAGTCGGGCACATGAGGGAGCCCATCACCATACCCGAGCCGGGCGAGCTCGAGGTAGTGGACAGGGAAAAGGTCACGTGCAAGCCCGAGGAATACTTCCCCTACGACGACCGTCATCTCGTGGCGCCGCTTGCGCCGTTCGGGTCGGGGTACAGGTTCCACGTGACGGGCTTGAACCACAAGCAGGACGGCTTCCCCACGAACGATTCCAAGGTGATAGACCGGAACAACAGGCGCATCATCGAAAAGATAGAGACGAACAAGGAGCGCATCTGGAAGAACGAGGAGACGGCGCTCGACGACGCGGAGGTCGCCATCTTCACCATCGGCTCGACCGCCCGCTCGGCCCGGTTCGCCGTAAACGAGCTCAGGAAATCGGGGCTCAAGGTGGGGCTTCTCCGCCCGCTCACCATATGGCCCTTCCCGGACGCGGCAGTGGCAGCGCTCTCCAAGAGGGTGAACGCCATAATCGTCCCGGAGATGAACCTCGGCCAGATGGTGCACGAGGTCGAGAGGTGCGCCAAGGGGAACTGCGAGGTGGAGGGCATAACCAGGGTGGATGGAGAGCCCATTACCCCGGCGCAGATAATGCACGCCGTGAGGAGATTCCTGTAACCCCGAAAGGGCAGGGCCGGTGGCCCACAACGAGCCTGGAGGCAATAGAATGTCAACTATAGCGGAAAAGAAGGAAAAGGTAAGCGTCCCCTTCGATTATAATAAATATCTCAGGCCCAATAAGCTCCCGCACATCTGGTGCCCGGGCTGCGGCCACGGGATAGTGCTGAAGGCAATGCTAAGGGCCATAGACAGGGCCGGGCTCGAAAAGGACAACATCTGCATGGTCTCGGGGATCGGCTGCTCGTCGAGGACACCGGGCTACGTGGACTTCAATACCCTCCATACGCTCCACGGGAGGGCGATGGCCTTCGCTACCGGCGTAAAGCTCGCGAAGCCGGAGATGAAGGTGATAGTCATAACCGGCGACGGGGACGCCCTCGCGATAGGCGGGAACCATTTCATACACGCCTGCAGGCGCAATATAGACATGACGGTGCTTGTCATGACCAACTCGACCTACGGCATGACGGGCGGGCAGTATTCGCCGACGACGCCCCTCGATGCCATCGCCACGACCAGCCGCTACGGCAACATCGAGCCTCCGTTCGACGCGTGCGAGATGGCCAGGGCGTCGGGCGCGACCTTCGTCGCCAGGGGCACGGCCTACCATACGATAGAGCTCGAAAAGACTATACACGACGCGCTGGTCCACAAGGGCACCTCGGTCATAGACGTCATCGACGCCTGCCCGACCTATTTCGGCAGGGCCAACAAGTACAAGAGCGCGACCCACATGATGGAGGAGATCGAGAAGGACGGCACCGTGAACGTCAAGCAGGCAGAGAAGCTTACGCCCGAGCAGAGGAAGGGCAAGGTGCTCCGCGGTGTGCTCCACAAGGTCGAGCGGCCCGAGTACTGCGAGCAATACGAGAACCTCATAATGCAGAAGGCTACGTCGAAAAAATAGTCCCGCAATCTTTGGAGGCTTGAGAATGAGCGACAGGTACGAGATAAGGTTGAGCGGCTCCGGCGGCCAGGGCATGATACTGGCAGGCATAATAATGGCCGAGGCCGCCGCCATATACGGCGACAAGAACGCGGTCCAGTCACAGTCATACGGCCCCGAGTCCAGGGGCGGCGCCTCGAAGGCCGAGGTCATAATATCCGAGGGGCCCATAGACTACCCGAAGGCGACCGCAATAGACTGCATGCTCGCCATGACCCAGGAGGCATGCACCAAGTACCACCACGACATCAAGGACGGCGGCATACTCATCGTGGACTCGGACAACGTGAAGACGCTCCCGAGCGGCGGCTTCACGGTGCACAGCTTTCCGATCACCACGATAGCCAGGGACGAGCTCGGGAAGATCATAGTCGCAAATATCGTCTCCCTCGGCGCGATGACCGGCCTTACTAGCGTTGTCAAGTACGAGTCGGTCGAGCAGGCGGTCCTTGCAAGGGTGCCCGCCGCGTTCGTGGACCTCAACAAGAAGGCCCTGCAGCGGGGGTATGAGCTGACAAAGGGCTTGAAATAAAATAATCCTTGTCCATTCTTAAAAGGGCGGCCTGCAGCAGGCCGCCCTTTTTTTTACTTTCCATTTACCCTTTATGCTGATTTATTCCTTCGCGCTAACGCAGAAAATCCTTTTCCGCGCTGCCACGCGGTTCGAGGGTAAGGGCTCGCTTGCTAGCCGCCTCCCCCACCCCGTAAACGGGCCCCTGAAGTCGCTTCGCTCCTGCCACCCCGGCCCGTTTACGCTCCGCCTCTCTTATGCTACGCTCGCCTTACCCTCCGGGGTTTGTTAAAAACACAAAAAGACATCTTTGTTTTGTGTCTTTGTGGAAGGAGGCGTAAAGAGAGCGGAACTCTTATGACGAAAAGCGCGGCAGCGCGTAAAAGGTTTTTAGCAAAAAGGGTGAGCCCAGCGCATCGCCTTTTTTCTCCCTTTGGGCCGATTTGACCGGGGCCTCCATTGCTGATATGCTTTCCTAAGCCGTTCGTTTTTTTACTAGCCATGCCGATAGCTTCTGAAAAATAGCTCTTCCATGCGCTCTGGATTCCTTATAGAGTGTCGTATGAACGGCAGCCGCCTGAAAAGGAGCTTGCTGCCGCATGCCCACGAACCGTGACGGAGGACAAGGACCCTGGTAACCCATGACTGCGTGATAATCGGCGCCGGCCTCGCCGGGATGAGGGCCGCCATAGAGGCTGCCAGAAGCGGGCTCGACACGGCCCTCGTGACCAAGATATATCCGGTGAGGAGCCATTCGGTCGCGGCCCAGGGCGGCATGAACTCGGCCCTCAAGGAGACCGATTCCTGGGAGGCGCACGCCTTCGACACCGTCAAGGGGAGCGACTGGCTCGGCGACCAGGACGCGATAGAGGCCATGTGCAAGGAGGGCCCGGGGGACATACTCGAGCTCGAGGGCATGGGAGCCATATTCAGCCGCGATATCAAAGGCCATATAGCCCAGAGGCCGTTCGGCGGGGCCGGCTATCCGCGGACCTGCTACCTGGCGGACAGGACCGGGCACGCCCTTCTTCATGTCATGTACGAGCAGGTCTTGAAGCACGGGGTCTTCATCTACGACGAATGGCACGTAACAAGGCTCGTCGTCGAGGGCGGCAAGGCCGCCGGGGTGATAGCGATGGAGCTCGATACCGGCAAGCTCCACAGGCTCCGCTCGAAGTCGGTCATAATGGCCACGGGCGGCTACGGCAGGGTCTACAGGACGACAACCAACGCGCTCTCATCCACGGGAGACGGACTAGGGCTCGCGCTTGACGCAGGGCTCCCGCTCATGGACATGGAGTTCGTCCAGTTCCATCCGACGGTCTTGAAGCGCACCGGCATACTCATGACCGAGGGCGCAAGGGGCGAGGGCGGCTTTCTCTTGAACTCGCTCGGCGAGAGGTTCATGGAGAAGTACGCGCCCAAGGTAAAGGAGCTTGCGAGCCGGGACGTCGTAAGCCGCGCCGAGCAGACCGAGATAGAGGAAGGGAGGGGCATGGACGGATGCGTCCTCCTGGATTTGAGGCATCTTGGCGCGGATACGATAAAGGCGAAGCTATCGCAGATAAGGGAGCTCGCGATGGACTTCGCCGGGGTGGACCCGATAGAGGCGCCCGTGCCGGTAAAGCCGGGCGCGCATTACTCGATGGGCGGCATCCAGGCCGACATGGACGGCCAGACCGGAATACCGGGCCTCTTCGCAGCCGGTGAGTGCGCCTGCGTAAGCGTACACGGCGCTAACAGGCTCGGAGGGAACTCGCTCCTCGAAGCCGTGGTCTTCGGCAGGCGCGCCGGAAAAAAGGCCTCCGAGCATGCGGAATCCGCCGGGCTTGCGCCTTTCCCGGATTCGGCCCTGCGCGATGCGGCAAGCGATGTCGCCGAAATACTCAAGAGGGAAAATGGCGAGCGGGTCTACGCGCTAAGGGACGAGATGGCCGGGGTCATGGAGGAGCACTGCGGGATATTCAGGAGCAGGGAAAGGCTCGGGAAAGGGCTCGACAAGATAAGGGACTTGAAGGAGAGGTACGGGAAAGCGGCCCTCGTGGACAAGGGAGACCGCTTCAACGCCGAGCTCCTTCATATGCTGGAGCTCCGGAGTATGCTCGACGCCTCGGAAGCCATCCTGGTGAGCGCGCTCAACAGGGAAGAGTCCAGGGGCTCGCATTTCAGGACGGATTTCCCGAAGAGGAACGACGCGGAGTGGCTCAAGCACACGCTCGTAGTAAAGCGCGGGAATGATTTCAGCGTCGGATACAAGGACGTGAAGATTACCAGGTTTAAGCCGGAGGAGAGAAAGTATTAATGTCTCACAATGGGATAAAACCCTCGCCTTCCCGAAAACTTCCAGTGTTTTGGAGGTGAAATTTGAGGCTGGTCAACCTCTAAAAAGACGATGCACAAGTTTTCCCCCTCTTTTTTAAAGAGGGGAAAGGGGAGATTATCTTATGGCGATGCGCCATGCGCACCATTATTAATCCCCCTTCGTCCCCCTTTAGAAAGGGGGGAAAATTGGCTTTCAGCCAATCAAGGCTTTGAAGTACCGCCTTCCTGCCGGTAGTGGTTCAATATAGGAGAATCCGCTTCATGGAAATAAAATTCAGCATAAGGCGGCACGACCCCATGGACAGGGAGAGCCCGGGGCCGTACTACCGTGAATATGTTGTCGATGCCGCAGAGGGCATGACCGTCCTTGAGGCGCTCCTTAAGATCTCCGAGGAGGAGGACCCCACGCTCGCCTTCAGGAGGTCGTGCCGCTCGGCCATATGCGGCTCCTGCGCCATGACGGTGAACGGGTTCGCAAGGCTCACGTGCAACCTGCAGGTTATACCCGAGTACGAGAAGATGGGCGCGATGAGAATAGAGCCCCTCGCGAACCACAGGGTCGTAAAGGACCTCGTGGTGGACATGGCCCCTTTCTGGGAGAAGATGGAGAAGGCCGCTCCGTTCCTCATGCCCGCCGGAGGCAGCGAAACAAGCCCGGTCACCATAGAGGACCAGGCACGGATAGACGAGAGCCAGAGGTGCATAATGTGCGGCTGCTGCAACGCCGAGTGCAACTCGCTCGAGATAGACGAGCGCTTTATCGCTCCAGCCGCCTCCGCAAAGGCGTGGAGGTTTGTGGGCGACGTGCGGGAAGGGCACCAGGCCAAAAGGCTTGAGAGGCTCTCCGAGGAGCACGGCATATGGGACTGCGTCCGCTGCATACATTGCACGCAGTACTGCCCCAAGGACGTAAAGCCGCTTAAGCAGATAGAGAGCCTCCGCTCGGCCGCGATGAAAGCGGGCGTCCTCGACAACCCCGGGGCCAGGCACGTCGAGGCGATGGCCGATTCGGTAGAGAGGTTCGGAAGGCTCGACGAGGCCGCCATGACATTCAAGACGCTGGGCTTCCTCCGCTCCCTCGGCATGATACCGCTCGGGCTCAAGCTTGAGAGGCACGGCAAGATGCCACGCCCGTACCTCTTCCCGCAGATAATGGAGATAGACGAGGTCAGGGCCATCTACGACGAGATTGAGAAGAAGTCAGGACTAAAGCCGAAGAAGGAGGAGTAGGGTTGGCCGAAGAACTGAAATACGCCTATTATCCCGGTTGTGTCTCCCAGCACATGACCAGGGAGACGAACGACGCGACAAGGCTCATCGCCGGCAAGCTCGGCATAGGGCTTTACGACATGCCCAGGGCCAACTGCTGCGGCGCCGGGCTCCTTACCGACTACGATTACAAGCTCTACCTGGCCCTCAATGCCCGCATATTCGCCGAGGCCGAGGCCATGGAGATGGACATAATGACCATATGCTCGACCTGCCTCATGGTCATGAGCGCGGCGAACAGGGACTTGAAGAGGGACCCGCGCCTCCTTGAGGAGACGAACCAGGTGCTCGCAGCCGCCGGGCTCCATTACAGCGGCAAGGTCGAGGTGAAGCAGCTACTATGGGTGCTGGCAGGCGACTATGGCCTGGAAAGGCTTAAAGAGCAGGTCACGAGGCCTTTGGGCCGGCTCAAGGTCGCGCCGTTTTACGGCTGCCACAGCCTGCGTCCTTCCGACGCCCTCGGGTTCGACGACCCTGAGAAGCCCTGGTCGCTCGAGGCCACGATAAGGGCGCTCGGCGCTGAGCCCGTGGAGTACAGGGGCAAGACCAAGTGCTGCGGCTTCCAGGTGGACCTTGTGGCGGAGAAGACCGCCACGAAGATGACGGGCGTCCGCCTCCTCGACGGGAAGAGGAACGGGGCCGACTGCTTCGTAACCCCGTGCCCTTTCTGCCACATAAACCTCGACAATTACCAGGGCCTTGCGGAGAAATCGGTCGATGAAAGGATCGACATGCCGGTCTTCCACCTTTCCCAGCTCGTGGGGCTCGCGATGGGACTGAGCCCGAAGGAGCTTGGTCTTTCCAGGCACCTGGTCTCGCCCGAAAGGGTGCTCAAGTAGCTTTAGGCAACCTCTAAGGATTGCCATTTTCCCCGGACTCTGCGTAGGTTACGTGAATAAAAATGCTCACATATTGTCAATATATGCTCCGCTTTTTATTCCCGGCCTTCCGGGAAAAGCGGGAATAATCTCCATTTTCAGAGGTTGCCTTTAGAACGCCTGCCGCCTATTCACTTCCAAAGTAAAAAAAGTCATTTTGCGCTACTGCCGAGCTTTACGGCAGAAGACTCCCTCTACCCGTCTTCGTACTCCTTGTATCGACCCCAACGCAGGGGTGCGCTCAACGCATTTAATTTCTGCTCTCTTTGCTTCTTTACGGGGGATGGGGGAGGCGGCTAGCGGGGTCGCCTTGAACCGCGCGGAAAGGATTTTTCAGAGGTGGGTTTGCTTGTCCGGTTCGCGTGCTATCTCTGGTATACCGCCGTTATCCGCGTCTCCGCGAGCACATGGCCTTTGAGCGCACGCTCGAGCTCGCTTCTCTTCGCGCCCTCGTCGAGGCCGAGCGAGGCAAGGTCGGTCGCCTTGAGTACGAAGCTGTACCTGTGCATGCCGTGCCCCTTGG encodes the following:
- the sucD gene encoding succinate--CoA ligase subunit alpha, whose amino-acid sequence is MSILVNKDTKVICQGITGEQGTFHTRQMVAYGTKMVGGVTPGKGGTDVDGIPVFDTVHEAVRKTGANASVIYVPAGFAADAIMEAVDAGIGLVVCITEGIPVLDMVKVRRFMQGKASRLVGPNCPGVITPGECKIGIMPGHIHKAGSVGVVSRSGTLTYEAVDQLTRLGLGQSTCVGIGGDPVNGTNFIDVLELFEKDPGTNAIVMIGEIGGTAEEEAAEFIRKNVKKPVVGYIAGATAPKGKRMGHAGAIISGGKGTAEEKFEAMERAGIRITRSTAEIGRSMLEVLQKV
- a CDS encoding 4Fe-4S binding protein, producing the protein MTQAAKKLPRIEINEKFCKGCSICVDFCPTDVLELKGPVVAVKNLEACTRCQLCDLRCPDFAIQVFD
- a CDS encoding 2-oxoacid:acceptor oxidoreductase subunit alpha, with amino-acid sequence MAQKKKRLLQGNEACVEGAIYAGCKFYAGYPITPSTEVAEGMSVRLPRVGGKFIQMEDEIGGIAAAIGGSLAGLKSMTATSGPGLSLKQECIGYACIAEVPLVIVDVMRGGPATGYPTGPSQSDIMAAKWGTHGDHPVIAVTPSSVPEILTETVRAFNLAEQYRTPVMVLYDEIVGHMREPITIPEPGELEVVDREKVTCKPEEYFPYDDRHLVAPLAPFGSGYRFHVTGLNHKQDGFPTNDSKVIDRNNRRIIEKIETNKERIWKNEETALDDAEVAIFTIGSTARSARFAVNELRKSGLKVGLLRPLTIWPFPDAAVAALSKRVNAIIVPEMNLGQMVHEVERCAKGNCEVEGITRVDGEPITPAQIMHAVRRFL
- a CDS encoding 2-oxoacid:ferredoxin oxidoreductase subunit beta; protein product: MSTIAEKKEKVSVPFDYNKYLRPNKLPHIWCPGCGHGIVLKAMLRAIDRAGLEKDNICMVSGIGCSSRTPGYVDFNTLHTLHGRAMAFATGVKLAKPEMKVIVITGDGDALAIGGNHFIHACRRNIDMTVLVMTNSTYGMTGGQYSPTTPLDAIATTSRYGNIEPPFDACEMARASGATFVARGTAYHTIELEKTIHDALVHKGTSVIDVIDACPTYFGRANKYKSATHMMEEIEKDGTVNVKQAEKLTPEQRKGKVLRGVLHKVERPEYCEQYENLIMQKATSKK
- a CDS encoding 2-oxoacid:acceptor oxidoreductase family protein; amino-acid sequence: MSDRYEIRLSGSGGQGMILAGIIMAEAAAIYGDKNAVQSQSYGPESRGGASKAEVIISEGPIDYPKATAIDCMLAMTQEACTKYHHDIKDGGILIVDSDNVKTLPSGGFTVHSFPITTIARDELGKIIVANIVSLGAMTGLTSVVKYESVEQAVLARVPAAFVDLNKKALQRGYELTKGLK
- a CDS encoding FAD-binding protein gives rise to the protein MVTHDCVIIGAGLAGMRAAIEAARSGLDTALVTKIYPVRSHSVAAQGGMNSALKETDSWEAHAFDTVKGSDWLGDQDAIEAMCKEGPGDILELEGMGAIFSRDIKGHIAQRPFGGAGYPRTCYLADRTGHALLHVMYEQVLKHGVFIYDEWHVTRLVVEGGKAAGVIAMELDTGKLHRLRSKSVIMATGGYGRVYRTTTNALSSTGDGLGLALDAGLPLMDMEFVQFHPTVLKRTGILMTEGARGEGGFLLNSLGERFMEKYAPKVKELASRDVVSRAEQTEIEEGRGMDGCVLLDLRHLGADTIKAKLSQIRELAMDFAGVDPIEAPVPVKPGAHYSMGGIQADMDGQTGIPGLFAAGECACVSVHGANRLGGNSLLEAVVFGRRAGKKASEHAESAGLAPFPDSALRDAASDVAEILKRENGERVYALRDEMAGVMEEHCGIFRSRERLGKGLDKIRDLKERYGKAALVDKGDRFNAELLHMLELRSMLDASEAILVSALNREESRGSHFRTDFPKRNDAEWLKHTLVVKRGNDFSVGYKDVKITRFKPEERKY
- a CDS encoding succinate dehydrogenase/fumarate reductase iron-sulfur subunit, producing the protein MEIKFSIRRHDPMDRESPGPYYREYVVDAAEGMTVLEALLKISEEEDPTLAFRRSCRSAICGSCAMTVNGFARLTCNLQVIPEYEKMGAMRIEPLANHRVVKDLVVDMAPFWEKMEKAAPFLMPAGGSETSPVTIEDQARIDESQRCIMCGCCNAECNSLEIDERFIAPAASAKAWRFVGDVREGHQAKRLERLSEEHGIWDCVRCIHCTQYCPKDVKPLKQIESLRSAAMKAGVLDNPGARHVEAMADSVERFGRLDEAAMTFKTLGFLRSLGMIPLGLKLERHGKMPRPYLFPQIMEIDEVRAIYDEIEKKSGLKPKKEE
- a CDS encoding CoB--CoM heterodisulfide reductase iron-sulfur subunit B family protein; translated protein: MAEELKYAYYPGCVSQHMTRETNDATRLIAGKLGIGLYDMPRANCCGAGLLTDYDYKLYLALNARIFAEAEAMEMDIMTICSTCLMVMSAANRDLKRDPRLLEETNQVLAAAGLHYSGKVEVKQLLWVLAGDYGLERLKEQVTRPLGRLKVAPFYGCHSLRPSDALGFDDPEKPWSLEATIRALGAEPVEYRGKTKCCGFQVDLVAEKTATKMTGVRLLDGKRNGADCFVTPCPFCHINLDNYQGLAEKSVDERIDMPVFHLSQLVGLAMGLSPKELGLSRHLVSPERVLK